Proteins encoded together in one Peptococcaceae bacterium window:
- a CDS encoding ABC transporter substrate-binding protein, translating to MFRPCNHKGVILFAISLLAILLLAAVLAGCGAQESGQKATGQALAGQTATERTITDMAGRQVIVPGEIKKVFATSPVGSILVYTLVPEKLAGWNYDLNNEEEKKYILPEYQKLLNLGGWYAKNTANIEEILKIHPDVILSMGYMDDTARSQADQIQQQLRIPVVMVDGELTKLDQAYEFIGDLLGDKQRSRELAAYCRDTINEVAARVKVLPADKRVRVYYAEGTTGLQTDPAGSQHTQVLDFVGGINVAAIPPERGPGGMGMSSVSLEQVLSWNPDVILCWNVAQGGSYEKILKDNKWQNLKAVQSNRVYQVPHGPFNWFDRPPSVNRLIGVKWLANLLYPDIFNYDMVGTVKDFYARFYHYNLSDQEANTLISGAMGK from the coding sequence TTGTTTAGACCTTGTAACCATAAAGGAGTCATTCTTTTTGCGATCTCGCTCCTGGCCATACTTCTCCTGGCTGCCGTCCTGGCGGGTTGCGGAGCGCAAGAAAGTGGACAGAAAGCAACTGGCCAAGCTTTGGCCGGTCAAACAGCGACTGAGCGGACAATAACCGACATGGCCGGCCGTCAGGTTATCGTCCCTGGCGAAATAAAGAAAGTCTTTGCTACCAGCCCCGTTGGAAGCATTCTGGTCTATACCCTGGTGCCGGAGAAGCTGGCGGGGTGGAACTATGATCTAAATAATGAGGAAGAAAAGAAATATATCCTGCCCGAGTATCAAAAGCTACTCAACTTAGGGGGGTGGTATGCCAAGAACACAGCCAACATTGAAGAGATCCTGAAAATACATCCTGATGTTATTCTTTCTATGGGCTACATGGATGACACGGCTCGTTCCCAGGCCGACCAGATCCAGCAGCAGTTAAGAATACCGGTTGTGATGGTTGACGGTGAACTGACAAAACTGGACCAAGCTTATGAGTTTATAGGCGACCTGCTGGGCGATAAGCAAAGAAGCCGGGAGCTGGCGGCATACTGCAGGGATACTATTAACGAAGTTGCCGCTAGGGTTAAAGTCTTGCCGGCGGATAAGAGGGTACGAGTTTACTACGCTGAAGGGACTACCGGCTTACAAACGGATCCCGCTGGTTCCCAGCATACCCAGGTTTTAGACTTTGTCGGTGGCATTAACGTAGCAGCCATTCCGCCAGAGCGCGGGCCGGGGGGCATGGGGATGAGTTCCGTTTCCCTGGAACAGGTCCTATCCTGGAATCCCGACGTGATTCTCTGCTGGAATGTAGCCCAGGGGGGTTCCTATGAAAAAATTCTGAAAGACAATAAATGGCAAAATTTAAAAGCGGTGCAGAGCAATCGCGTATATCAGGTCCCCCATGGGCCTTTCAACTGGTTCGACCGGCCGCCTTCCGTCAACCGCTTAATCGGGGTGAAGTGGCTGGCCAATCTCCTTTACCCGGATATTTTTAATTATGACATGGTGGGTACGGTCAAGGATTTTTATGCCAGGTTCTACCACTATAATTTATCCGATCAGGAAGCTAATACCCTTATATCCGGAGCCATGGGGAAATAG
- a CDS encoding iron ABC transporter permease, with protein sequence MARKASSDIQLARGYCWRKIILPALPLLVFLFSFPLGRYPISSGQLLTILVAKVFPIAPTWPSTLETVVFHVRLPRMLAAMLVGAALATAGAAYQGMFKNPLVSPDILGASAGASFGAALAIHLSMGLVGIQISSFLFGLLAVGLTCMLSSRIRHDQVLILVLAGILMGTLFSSGTALLKYIADPYDKLPAITFWLMGSLAAIAPRDVWTAMVPILIGMLPLYLLRWRLNVLSLGEEEACSLGLDTGRLRLIVIFCSTLITAASVAISGMIGWVGLIIPHLARMFVGPNYRELLPAAMLIGSAYLMLVDDLARVLTSVEIPLGILTSIIGAPFFLYILLNARRGWV encoded by the coding sequence ATGGCCAGAAAAGCTTCGTCTGATATACAACTGGCAAGAGGATACTGCTGGAGAAAAATCATTTTGCCGGCCTTGCCGCTGCTGGTATTCCTTTTTTCCTTTCCGCTGGGCCGCTACCCAATCTCCTCAGGCCAGCTGCTGACTATCCTGGTGGCGAAGGTATTTCCCATCGCGCCAACTTGGCCGTCCACCCTGGAGACGGTGGTCTTCCACGTCCGGCTGCCGCGGATGCTGGCTGCCATGCTGGTAGGGGCGGCCCTGGCTACCGCCGGTGCTGCCTATCAGGGGATGTTTAAGAATCCCCTGGTCTCACCGGACATCCTGGGGGCTTCGGCAGGGGCCAGCTTCGGCGCCGCCTTGGCCATCCATTTATCTATGGGTTTGGTCGGTATCCAGATCAGTTCCTTTCTTTTCGGCCTTTTGGCTGTGGGGCTGACCTGCATGTTGAGCAGCCGTATCCGTCACGACCAGGTCCTCATCCTGGTCCTGGCCGGCATTCTCATGGGGACCCTGTTTTCTTCCGGCACCGCTTTGCTTAAGTATATAGCCGACCCATACGATAAACTTCCTGCCATCACCTTCTGGCTTATGGGTAGCCTGGCGGCCATTGCCCCCCGAGATGTTTGGACGGCCATGGTACCCATTCTTATAGGTATGCTGCCACTTTACCTGCTCCGCTGGCGCCTTAATGTTCTATCTCTGGGCGAGGAGGAAGCCTGCTCTTTGGGTCTGGATACCGGACGTTTGCGGTTAATCGTTATCTTCTGTTCCACACTGATAACAGCAGCCTCCGTAGCCATCAGCGGCATGATCGGTTGGGTTGGGTTGATTATCCCCCACTTGGCGCGGATGTTCGTCGGCCCCAACTACCGGGAGTTATTACCGGCCGCCATGCTCATTGGCAGCGCCTACCTGATGCTGGTAGATGACCTGGCCCGGGTCCTAACTTCAGTGGAGATCCCTCTGGGCATCTTGACTTCCATCATCGGTGCTCCCTTTTTCCTTTATATTCTCCTGAATGCCCGGAGGGGGTGGGTATGA
- a CDS encoding FmdE family protein, with amino-acid sequence MHTLEEDIQAAVTYHGHLCSGMVLGVRMARLGLRELGIDDPLHYRDLIVYVEMDRCATDAVGVVTGCTPGRRRLKLVDYGKMAATFVDLASGQAVRVAAVGSQRPPEGVDPRVFWQDIPDDEIFKVEPVRIAIPPEDLPGKPRRSVTCSRCGEKVHDGRDVAMDGQFLCRACAGGVYYKTAEPRRQDYVGDI; translated from the coding sequence ATGCATACTTTGGAAGAGGATATCCAGGCTGCCGTAACCTATCACGGCCACCTGTGTTCAGGCATGGTGTTGGGGGTGAGGATGGCCCGCCTAGGTTTGCGCGAGCTGGGGATTGACGATCCCTTGCATTATAGAGACCTCATTGTCTATGTGGAGATGGACCGTTGCGCTACCGATGCCGTGGGCGTAGTTACCGGTTGTACCCCGGGCCGTCGGCGCTTAAAACTGGTGGACTACGGTAAAATGGCTGCCACCTTTGTGGACCTTGCCAGCGGCCAGGCAGTACGGGTGGCAGCTGTAGGATCCCAACGGCCTCCGGAAGGGGTAGACCCCCGCGTTTTCTGGCAGGACATCCCAGATGACGAAATCTTTAAAGTAGAACCAGTGCGGATTGCCATTCCACCGGAAGACCTGCCGGGCAAGCCCCGACGTTCAGTGACCTGCAGCCGCTGTGGTGAGAAAGTTCATGACGGTCGTGATGTGGCCATGGATGGCCAGTTCCTGTGCCGGGCATGCGCCGGGGGGGTCTACTACAAGACGGCAGAGCCAAGGAGGCAGGATTATGTGGGAGATATATGA
- a CDS encoding DUF3870 domain-containing protein — protein sequence MNKHFFAGQAQMPAGTDVYEHYKYLSILMTVDMDTGKILNCIVPIYCEIHNEFLSEIMVGKSLDTDFGSIIKQIEKTVHTQTKRSLITALQVLYNRYRIVKKRIAK from the coding sequence TTGAACAAGCATTTTTTTGCAGGGCAGGCTCAAATGCCGGCAGGGACCGACGTGTATGAGCATTATAAATACTTGTCAATACTCATGACAGTGGACATGGACACCGGCAAAATCCTTAATTGCATTGTGCCAATCTACTGCGAAATCCACAATGAGTTTTTATCTGAAATAATGGTAGGCAAATCTTTAGACACGGATTTTGGGTCCATAATTAAACAAATCGAAAAGACGGTCCATACCCAGACCAAGAGGTCGCTAATCACCGCGTTGCAGGTTTTATACAACCGCTACAGGATTGTAAAGAAAAGGATAGCGAAATGA
- a CDS encoding DUF364 domain-containing protein: protein MWEIYDELIAAVPPDLEVEDCIVGLNWILVRSRATGLAMTPLEGHPRIKLAGEIKGMPVQELAGYIKFWNNYEAALGLAAINSVINTPEQIERICGRPLSSQPRVNAFTCFQEQVRGKKVTVIGHFPDLEHLARSCKLTILERRPSNGDLPDPACEYILPEQDYVFITATTLINKTLPRLLELSRRARVILVGPSTPMTPALFHYGIDTLAGTVVVKPETIRRVVQEGGCMEIFKCGGCMVRMRRGEGQSGCGEQADPGTCRSGNNGEEV, encoded by the coding sequence ATGTGGGAGATATATGATGAATTAATCGCAGCGGTGCCACCGGATCTGGAGGTAGAAGATTGCATCGTCGGTCTTAATTGGATCCTGGTTCGTTCCCGGGCCACCGGACTGGCGATGACGCCCCTGGAGGGTCATCCTCGCATCAAGCTGGCCGGGGAAATAAAGGGTATGCCCGTGCAGGAACTCGCGGGATACATTAAGTTCTGGAACAATTACGAGGCTGCCCTGGGCCTGGCGGCTATAAATTCGGTTATAAACACGCCAGAACAAATAGAAAGAATCTGCGGCCGACCTTTAAGCAGCCAGCCCCGAGTGAATGCCTTTACCTGCTTTCAGGAACAGGTGCGTGGTAAGAAGGTAACTGTCATCGGCCATTTTCCCGACCTGGAGCACCTGGCGCGGAGCTGTAAACTCACAATCTTAGAACGTCGTCCTAGCAACGGCGATTTACCCGACCCTGCCTGTGAGTATATTCTCCCGGAGCAGGACTATGTCTTTATCACCGCTACCACCCTGATCAATAAAACCCTCCCACGGCTCCTGGAGCTCAGCCGCCGGGCGCGGGTGATCTTGGTAGGTCCAAGCACCCCTATGACTCCCGCATTGTTCCATTATGGTATCGATACCCTGGCGGGGACGGTGGTTGTGAAGCCGGAGACGATACGGCGTGTGGTTCAGGAAGGCGGCTGCATGGAGATATTCAAGTGCGGTGGCTGTATGGTCCGGATGAGGCGGGGAGAGGGGCAGTCTGGCTGCGGGGAACAGGCAGATCCGGGAACCTGCCGTTCGGGTAACAATGGAGAGGAGGTTTAG
- a CDS encoding OFA family MFS transporter → MGIKKRWGYVLAGFIIMLVLGLIYAWSVFVLPLEKEFGWERDQTSLTFSLSMIFFSAGLMLGGALVDKKGPRLVTLTGGVLVCLGFVLASFTRVPLHLYLSYSIVGGVSSGVVYNCVLATAVRWFPDRRGLVSGLLMMGFGLGGMVLGSGASMIIQLMGWRNAFKILGLINLLVIILLGQFLRNPPEPGRPSAGSAEKPVSFQTGKDYDWPQVLRQPLFWSIWLWAIANISGGLTAIGHIVPFAAEKGIEENLAVLAMGVLSVSNGAGRIMFGYFSDRLGRKTCFIMDALTMMLALFLLATSLGKWGFKGLFVSAVLAGIAYGGVTPQLSSAMAGFFGQKHFGANFGLISTSIGAASLFGPYLSGYLKTSTGVYEMSFYFLAAIALFSSVIAVIFIKEQ, encoded by the coding sequence ATGGGTATAAAAAAGAGATGGGGATATGTGCTGGCGGGATTCATAATAATGCTTGTGCTGGGTCTGATCTATGCCTGGTCGGTGTTCGTGTTGCCTTTGGAAAAGGAATTCGGCTGGGAAAGGGACCAGACGTCCCTGACCTTCAGCCTGTCCATGATCTTTTTTTCGGCGGGGTTGATGCTTGGGGGCGCCCTGGTGGACAAAAAGGGGCCAAGGTTGGTGACACTCACCGGAGGAGTTCTTGTTTGCCTGGGTTTTGTCCTGGCTTCCTTTACCCGGGTTCCGTTGCATTTATACTTGTCATATAGCATTGTCGGCGGGGTATCGTCCGGTGTCGTATACAATTGCGTGTTAGCAACCGCGGTGAGATGGTTTCCGGACAGGCGGGGATTGGTCTCAGGGCTGTTGATGATGGGTTTCGGTTTGGGAGGAATGGTGCTGGGGTCAGGTGCCAGCATGATTATCCAGCTCATGGGTTGGAGAAACGCCTTCAAGATCTTAGGACTGATCAATCTCCTGGTTATTATCCTCCTAGGTCAGTTTTTGCGGAATCCCCCGGAGCCTGGGCGACCTTCTGCTGGTTCGGCGGAGAAACCAGTTTCATTTCAGACCGGCAAGGATTATGACTGGCCGCAAGTGCTGAGACAACCCCTTTTTTGGTCAATTTGGCTGTGGGCAATTGCGAATATTTCCGGCGGGCTGACGGCTATAGGGCATATTGTACCGTTTGCTGCCGAGAAAGGTATTGAGGAAAATTTGGCGGTTTTAGCCATGGGAGTATTGTCCGTTTCCAACGGGGCTGGCAGAATTATGTTCGGTTATTTTTCCGACAGGCTGGGAAGAAAGACCTGTTTCATTATGGATGCCTTGACCATGATGCTGGCCTTGTTCCTCCTGGCCACATCACTGGGGAAGTGGGGGTTTAAAGGCTTGTTTGTTTCCGCAGTTTTAGCCGGTATTGCTTATGGCGGCGTCACTCCGCAACTTTCATCTGCCATGGCCGGGTTTTTTGGGCAAAAGCACTTTGGCGCCAATTTTGGACTTATCAGCACTTCAATTGGGGCGGCTTCCCTTTTCGGGCCGTATTTGAGCGGATATCTGAAAACTTCGACCGGAGTTTATGAAATGAGCTTTTACTTTCTTGCCGCCATCGCGCTGTTTAGCAGCGTAATAGCTGTCATATTCATTAAAGAGCAATAG
- a CDS encoding ABC transporter ATP-binding protein: MKLELKEVSSGYGHHTLIRGISLAVTEGEVLCLLGPNGSGKTTLFKTILGLLRIHRGQILLDGEDISRWPRARLARVMGYIPQAHNPPFPFKVLDVVLMGRTAHLSPMETPGREDMAIARRAIATLNISHLEDRVYTEISGGERQLVLIARALAQDPRLIIMDEPTSALDFGNQLLVLGHIRRLAQMGLAIIMASHFPDHALLYATRVMMLKTGQIYSQGRPEETVTEESLKSLYGVDVRIIQAELPGCNETRVCIPVSR, translated from the coding sequence ATGAAGCTGGAACTGAAAGAAGTCTCCAGCGGCTATGGCCACCATACTCTGATCCGGGGGATTTCCCTGGCGGTGACTGAGGGTGAGGTTTTGTGCCTGTTGGGACCCAATGGTTCTGGCAAGACGACCCTCTTTAAGACCATTCTGGGGCTTTTACGGATCCATAGAGGACAGATCCTCCTGGACGGGGAGGACATCAGCCGTTGGCCGCGGGCCAGGCTGGCCCGGGTGATGGGATACATTCCCCAGGCCCATAACCCACCCTTTCCCTTTAAAGTATTGGATGTGGTACTCATGGGACGCACAGCCCACCTGAGCCCTATGGAGACGCCGGGTCGTGAGGATATGGCTATCGCCCGCCGGGCCATCGCCACCCTGAATATCTCACACCTAGAGGACCGGGTCTATACGGAGATCAGCGGGGGTGAGCGGCAGCTGGTCCTCATTGCCCGCGCCCTGGCACAGGATCCACGGCTCATCATTATGGATGAGCCCACCTCGGCCCTGGACTTTGGAAACCAGCTTCTTGTTCTAGGACATATCAGACGGCTGGCGCAGATGGGGTTAGCCATCATAATGGCCTCCCACTTTCCCGACCACGCCCTCCTCTATGCCACCAGGGTGATGATGTTAAAAACAGGCCAGATTTATAGCCAGGGCAGGCCGGAGGAGACGGTCACCGAAGAAAGCCTGAAAAGCTTGTATGGCGTGGACGTAAGAATTATCCAGGCCGAACTCCCGGGATGCAATGAGACCCGGGTATGCATCCCGGTAAGCAGGTAA